The Tenrec ecaudatus isolate mTenEca1 chromosome 6, mTenEca1.hap1, whole genome shotgun sequence genome has a window encoding:
- the LOC142450890 gene encoding olfactory receptor 2AP1-like, whose product MKNRTMLTEFILLGLTDVPALQAALFTFLFLTYFLSIIGNLTILILTLLDSHLQTPMYFFLRNFSFLEISFTSIFIPRALISITTGNKSISFAGCFAQYFFVIFLGATEFYLLAAMSYDRYVAICKPLHYMTIVSSRVCTQLVLCSWLAGLMVIIPPITLMSQQDFCASNRLNHYFCDFEPLRELSCSDTRLTEKVVFLVASVTLVVTLVLVIISYTLIIRTILKLPSAQQRTKAFSTCSSHMIVISLSYGSCFFIYVKPTAKEGGTFNKGVALLITSIVPMLNPFIYTLRNQQVKQAFKDAIKKCVNL is encoded by the coding sequence ATGAAAAATAGAACTATGTTGACTGAATTCATCCTGCTGGGCCTAACAGATGTCCCTGCACTCCAGGCGGCACTTTTCACCTTTCTATTCCTTACCTATTTCCTCAGCATCATCGGAAATCTGACCATCCTCATCCTCACCTTACTAGACTCCCACCTACAGACCCCTATGTACTTCTTTCTCCGGAACTTCTCCTTCTTAGAAATTTCCttcacaagcatcttcatccccaGGGCCCTGATCAGCATCACGACGGGGAACAAGAGCATCAGCTTTGCTGGTTGCTTCGCCCAGTATTTCTTTGTCATCTTCCTTGGGGCAACGGAGTTTTATCTTCTAGCAGCCATGTCCTATGATCGTTATGTAGCCATCTGCAAACCCCTGCATTACATGACCATTGTGAGCAGTAGGGTCTGCACTCAGCTGGTTCTCTGCTCCTGGCTAGCTGGGCTAATGGTTATTATACCACCTATCACCCTAATGAGCCAGCAGGACTTTTGTGCATCCAACAGGTTGAATCATTATTTCTGTGACTTTGAGCCCCTTCGGGAACTCTCCTGTTCAGACACAAGACTCACCGAGAAGGTTGTCTTTCTTGTAGCATCTGTGACTCTGGTGGTCACTCTCGTGCTGGTGATTATCTCCTACACACTCATCATCAGGACGATTTTGAAGCTCCCATCTgctcagcaaaggacaaaagccttTTCCACTTGTTCTTCTCACATGATCGTCATCTCCCTGTCTTATGGAAGCTGCTTTTTCATTTATGTTAAACCCACAGCAAAAGAAGGGGGCACATTCAACAAGGGAGTAGCGCTACTCATTACCTCCATTGTCCCTATGTTGAACCCTTTTATTTATACACTAAGGAACCAGCAGGTAAAACAGGCCTTCAAGGATGCCATCAAAAAATGTGTGAATCTTTAA